The genomic interval TCTGGATCAAAATTCATACTGAAACCTGGAATGGAGTGTTGACCtgatatttcaaattttattcagaTCCTGACAGAGAGTGATGAAACACCACCTGACTGTGCAACAGCTGTTGTGAACAAAGTTTATCTGTATACCTCCAACTCCAAGGAGCTCTCAATGCAGAAGTTGAGCTTGAAAAGctaaggaaaaagagagaagaaattcaAAAGTAAGCGTGCTTATGTTAGCTCAAAATATCTTTAAGGACGTTTTGCCTATGTTTCACTGGTACCCTGCGCTAGCAGTAACACTTTCAATTACTCATGCACGCAGGCTGCAACATGCCCTATCACAGAAAATGGAAGCTTCCGGTTATAAAGAGAAGGCTCCACATAATGTCCAGGAGGAGGACATGAGAAAACTGACCGGTTTTTTGGAACAACTAGAGATTATCAGTGAAGCTGAAAAGAAGCTAGATGCAAAAACTGGCAAAAACTGAGTCAGAAATCCCTGTTGTGATTTTGAAGATACCTTCTCTTTGTGGAAGTTTCATCTAAAATTTTGTACTGTTGCCTAAGTCATATACTAGAATGATCAGATAGCCAGATTTGTGATTTTGCAGCTTGAAGATATATCCACAGCATTATAGTTTTGGTTGTACGACATTGCATTTGAAAATATTCTTACCTACACAGCATTATAGTGATATTGATTTTTCTTACCTACACTGCACGGCTGCACCGCTTGCTTTCACAATCTCAAGGCTCAAGTACAACATCAAAGGGTGCGTTTTTCGGTGGCATTTTTGAACCGGCTTTGAAGTTTGATGAAGATTTCTGGAACCCCACCAGTTTAGATTCAATCTCGCCTCTGGAAAAATTGTAAATTCCTTGGGATTTTCAGGAAGAAATCTGGCAAGAGCAAAATAACTTGCAAGCAACGAAGCATACTACCcgctttgattttttaaaaatcaaacttgaaagtttgaccaagtttataaaataaaatagcaaCAATTATagtaccaaattagttttattaaatctaatatcgaatatattttaatagtttctttgttttatgtttaaaatattgttatattgttatataaacttgatcaaaaaCTATAGAAGTttgatttaaagaaaaataaaaaaacgatTTAAACAGATATAGTAGTATAGATAAGAGAGAATGAAGAGAAACATCTGCTATGCAAATGCAACTGTAGAAGCTCACCGTTTCACCGAACCCAACCGGAATCTCTTCTCTCGATCAAAGCCCAAAGCCCAAGCGGGCCATGGCCtaaaccccccaaaaaaaccCTACTCCAagctcggctcctcctcctcctccccatggccgccggcgaccacctgCGGCCGGGCTCCTACCTCGGCGACGTCTCCGcgctctccttcctcccctcctccccccgcccTCTTCTCCTCGCCGGTATCACCTCCACCTCCTTTCTCCGTGCGTGTTTCCATCACTGAATGGGTGGGTGATGTGCTGCTCGCGTTGCTGCTGCAGGCACCGGATCGGAGCTGCTCGTCTacgacgtcgacgccgccagGCTTGTCGCCTCCTTCCAAGTGTTCGACGGCGTCCGCGTCCACGGCATCCAGCCCCGCTGCCCGGACGGCCCGTCTCCTGGCGAAGTCACCGTGGTGGTGTTCGGTGAGAGGAGGGTGAAGATTTTCAGGATTCGCGCCGACTTCGAGGATGGCGAAGCGTGCGGCGTGCGGTTGGAGTTGGAACAGAGGCTCCCCGGATTTGATCACTGGGTGCTGGACGCCTGCTTCCTGGAGGTATCAAGcttagctctctctctccaaggATCTTAGCTACTTGCCTCTGTGGTGAAAACCACTATTTACTTAATGGTGGTTAATTTGATCTGGGAGCAGGCTGATGGGCTGCTCGCGATCGGTTTGAGTGACAATTCAGTGGCATTATGGGATTTGAGCCAGCGTGTGTTGCATGCCCGAGTGAAATCGCCAGGTTAGATGAGCAATTGAGCATCTCGGTGTTCCGTTTGTCCTTACTAGATATGGTATCTTCTGTGTGCTCAAAGCTCGGTTGACATTTGATTCTGGTATTGTTTTCCGGATGCAGAGAAGTGCCTACTGTATTCGATGAGAATGTGGGGAAACTCTCTTGAATCTCTTCTCGTGGCTTCTGGAACAATTTTAAATGAGGTATGTTTTTGCAGGCTCTGAGCTGTTTCTCTTTCAGCTCCACTCTACGCCAAGTAAAGCTTGAGATAAAAAGAACTCTTTGGTTTAGGGAGAGTTTTATTATATAGAAATTCGCTCTGAGTAGTAACTTTATTTCGCAGATTCTTATTTGGAAAATTGTACCCCGAGCTCTGGAAAAATCTTTGTTATGCTCATATAAGAGCAACACTCTCGGTGTAGAGGACTATGAGAATATGCATATTAGTGATAAGCAATATATAACAATTCATCTTGGAAGGTTAAAGGAACATGAAGGTTCAATATTTAGAATAGCTTGGTCCTCTGATGGATCAAAGTTCATGTCTGTTTCCGATGACCGTAGGTTGGTTCACTTTCCCTCACTTCCCTCTGCATTCTTTACACTGGATTTTCTTTGCTTACTTATCGGGCTTCTGGAACATTTTTTTGTTTCGACGCTTCTGTCTTCCGTATTACTTGTATCATCTACCTAGCTTCGTTGTTATGGCAGTGCTCGCATCTGGATGTTGAGTTCTCAGTCACAGAACTTTGTCAATAAGGCAGATGGACAAAATGATGTTCAGATTATACCGAAACTCACACTTTTTGGGCATAGTGCTAGAATATGGGATTGCTATGTATCTAATTCTGTAAGTTgaccaaactttttttttataacttgaaTATAGTTTAAGTTTCTAGCTGAGCTTATCTTGATGTTTCCAACTGAACCGGCCTTTTAGTTAGTTATTACAGTCGGCGAGGATTGTTCTTGTTGCATCTGGGCTATGGACGGAAAGCTAATCAAGAAGTTCAGGGAACACATGTAAGTTGGGTAGAGCACTTAGTTAGATTGTTAGCTGGAGTTTAACAATTTGGACGGGAAGAAATGTCTCCGTTAGGATGACTTAAATTTGCGGTGCTGCTTCCATGTTACAGCGGCCGAGGAATATGGCGGTGTTTATATGATCCAAGCACACTACTGCTTGCCACTGCTGGGTTTGATTCAGCCATCAAAGTGCACCATCTTTATAACTCATCTTGTCATGACAAAATGGAAGACAAGGTGGTCTCAGACGATGTCAATTATGATTCTGAGGTCTTTTCAATATCATCCCCTACAGTGTCAGGACAGTATGGGCCCATGGACAGGTATGGTGTTTCTGTGATTTGTCATAATCTACATGTTATCTCTATTTTCTGTAGTTTTGTAGCGTGCCAGTGAAAGTAATTATTTGTTTGGTTCATCACAGCAAAAGTGAGTATGTACGATACCTACACtttgtaaaagaaaatgatCTCTATGTTGCCACAAACAATGGATATCTGCATCATGCTGAGCTCTCTAATTCCAACAATGTAAGATGGACCAAGGTTACTCAAGTTGCTGAGGTGGCACCGATTATTTGCATGGATGTTATGGTAATGCACTCAGATATTTCACTGAATAGGGATGATATCATTGCCCTTGGAGATGGACGTGGAAATGTTACTGTTGTCCATTTAACTGCCAGTGATCTTGGACCTAAAGTGAATTCATCTTTTACCTGGCCAGCAGAAAAAGATAGGCAGCTACTAGGAGTATACTGGTGCAAATCTCTTGAATGTAGGTCTGTGGAATggctgatctttttttttttaacttaaacACTTCAGTCGGCAGGCATTCATTGTTCTCGCCAATTTCCCTTCTCCTTTGCAGACACATTTTCACAGCTGATCCTAGAGGTGTGCTTAAGTTATGGGACATAAGGAATGCCCTTTTTTCAAATACCCTTGATATCACTACATCTCAGAAGGTTCCTCTTATTGCTGTGTTTGAATCTTCCTTTGGGGCAAGAATCATGTGCTTAGATGTGTTTCCTCAGGACGAGGTAACTATTTTAGAACTTTCCACCTTCTCTTTGAAGGAAAAGTCAAACATGCTGAATTGCTGACTGATGTAATATTTTGTGTGAGCAGCAGATGGTAATGTTATGGTTGTAGGAATGTTGATTGTATAGGGTTATGTAGCTAGAATGCTAGTGCCTGATTCATACCAAGCAGAAAGAAGAGCcaaataaggaaaaaaattatttggtaGCCTGTTTGGTAGAAGAGAATGCTATGACCCTGCTAGAAAGAATGAAATAACTTGAACATAGTTTTCATGGACAAAACATATGCAACTGTGACATGTGACGTTTCTCTTATTCCATGCAGGTCCTTGTAGCTGGTGATAAGAAGGGTAACATAACTGCCTTTCATTTCCCTAAAGTACTGGTAGAACATGAGAGCTGTGGGACGCAACAGAATATGCCTTCATGTGATCGTTTTAAAGGAGCTCATGGAATTTCTAGTGTCACAAGTGTTCGTATAATTACCTCAACTTCTGATCATCTTCAAATTCACACCGTACGTTTAGAGTGCTTTTGTTATTCCTTTGATTGAGTTCATGAACTTAGCCTAGCATTCACTACTGATCCTTGAACATTTTATAGACAGGGGGAGACGGTTGCATTTGCTTTTTCAAGTATGACAGAAATGTGCAAAAGATTGAATTTTTTGGAATGAGACAAGTAAAAGAGTTGGGCACCGTTCAATCCATCTTTCCTCCTCATGCCTCAGAAAAGCAATTGCTTAGCACCTATGCAATAGGTTTCACTTCTGCCGATTTTATCATTTGGGACCTTGAAAATGAAACAAAGGTAAGTAGGTACATGCTGTATGAATTGGGACATTAGAACATAGAACCAATAGTTTACTTAATCTGTTATTCTGAATTTTCGTCTTCTGTAGCTGCTTCAAATATCCTGTGGAGGGTGGCGCCGTCCTTATTCATATTATCTTGGCATGGTCCCTGAGTATCAGAATTGTTTTGCCTTTGTTAAGGTTTGTGTTTCCCCTGCTTGTGGTTCGTTCTCTCTTTGTCGTGCTGTATTTGCAAGTTTAGATTGCATTTATATGGCTCTTAGTGTGTTGACCACTCTATACTCCTTACTGTGTGTGgattattaaattataaaagtGAGTCACCTGAGGTGCTATATATTTTTGCTCACATAGTTAAATTGATCCTGTTGGTTTTCTAGCAGGATCATAACATTCACATTCATAGGCACTGGGCACCATGTCAAGACAAGAAATTGCTTCCTCAAGTTTTCCATATGCAGTTCCATGGAAGAGAAGTGCACTCTTTGTGCTTCATAGATCCAGCAGGCTATTCAAATCCTGAGAAGAGCTCAAATCTGTATATTGCAACAGGATGTGAAGATGGAACCATGCGACTTACAGGGTAATGATTTGTCTTTGATACACAAGCATCTAGCACGGCTCGATGTAACTTTCTGGTTCTCTATTCTATGCAGTGTTGAAAAAGCATAGCTGTTCATTTCAGGTGTTCTGTAAACGGTATAATTTTTTGCAAGGATTTAAATGATACCTTTTGGTCTCGATGTTTGTTACAGGAACTCAATTAATAGTGCTGGAAAATGGTGTTCCTCCAAGCTGCTGGGGGAGCATGTTGGTGGATCAGCTGTGAGAGCGACATGCTTCGTGCAGAAGGGCTACACATCGTTAGATAAATCATGTAACATCATCCCCAATGGCAACTCTGATGACACTTTAGTCAAAAACAAGGATAACATTTCCTTATTAATATCCGTTGGATCAAAGCAAGTCCTGACTACTTGGGTTTTACAGCCTAAGGTTGCAGAAAATAGACATATCTGTTCTAGTGGCTTAGATGTAGACTCCAAGCAAAGCTTGAAAGGTGATTCAGCCATGACATTTCAATGGCTTTCTACCCACATGCCTCCAAAGCTTACCAATAGGTTGAAAACTGGcaatgtaaaaaataataatgaggAAGGGGATTCCTCTATGATGCAACCCAACCAGTTTATTGTGGATCAGCTGGAAAATGACTGGCGTTATCTTTCGGTTACAGCATTTCTTTTGGAACATCCTTCCACCAAGTAAGATCTGATAATCTACACTAGTGCACTGCTGACAACATAGGGTCTAGCGTATCCTTTTGTATCCTCTTGAAATAACAAGGATAATCTTAACCGCTTCCTTTTTTGTCAGTTCGACAGTGTGTTTTGTTGTTGCTGCTTGCTCTGACGCTACAGTCGTGCTCCGTGCTCTTCTTTTGCCTTCTAGGCTATGGTATGCACTATAAATTTGTAAACTGAAGTTTCTATTTTGTAGTATTATTGGCTGTATAACCAGCTGTTCCTTTTGTGTACAGGTTTGATGTTGCCTTGTTGGCTCCACAGGGATCACCAGTTCTGGTGCTCAAGCATATTATTGCTGCAGCTAGTGTCAACTGCAAAGGCCAGttctgtttttgttttgcttttactTTTTCTTTGTGTGGGTGTGTGGGGTGGAGGTTTTGAGGGAAAGGTGTCTGATAATGATTTTCAGTATAATGAAGTTCTAACTCTGGTTTTCAGACACCGCAGACCATGGAGATACATACATTGTTGTGAGTGGATCTACAGATGGTAGCATTACTTTCTGGGACCTTACAGATACTATTCATGGATTTATGCAACTAGTATCAGAGACTCAACCACACATGGTTATTGATTGCCAAAAGCGGCCCAGAACAGGAAGAGGAAGTCAAGGCGGTCGGCGCAGGTGGAGAACACTGCCGGGCCGTTCTTTGAAAAAGATAAATGAAGAGACATCGATCCCTGATGGGAGCATCCCGAATACTCCAAATGCTACTGAAAATACATCTGAAACTTCTAATGTGGAAGAAACTGATGCCACAAACCAGAACTATGCATTCTCAAATTTGCAATCGTGTAATATACCTGAAGTGACACCAATGCACAGATTCTCCGGTGTTCACCAGTCAGGCGTCAACTGCCTCCATGTCTCAGAGATGAGGGCTTGCTCGTACTCGACACCTGGCATGTCTTACTGTGTCATAAGCGGTGGGGATGATCAAGCTGTTCACTGTTTCAGTTTTACATTAGGATCTCTTCAGGATTGCGCAATAAATACAAGCCTAGACTCACCTGACAATGGTGCAGTTAAAATTATTTGTCAACATAGGGTTCCTTCTGCCCACAGTTCAGCAGTTAAAGGTCTGTCACTGTTAGTTCCAATTTAGTAACTTATCCCTTTCACTTTAATCCTGCTTTGATGAAGTAACTTATGCATTTGCATGCTTGTCGTAGGCATCTGGACGGATGGCATATGGGCTTTCTCTACTGGCCTTGATCAAAGAGTAAGATGTTGGAAGATGGAGTCATCTGGCAAATTCACTGAGTATTCCCATGCTATCATCAGCGTACCTGAGCCAGAAACTTTGGATGTTGTACATGACCGGTGAGGCTTTTCTGTGTGCATATGATTTCCTTATGATCTATTGTCTTCTGAACTCTCACGATTGTTGTATTTTCAGTGCAGAGAGGAAATACTGGGTTGCTGTTGCTGGAAGGGGAATGCAAATGGTTGAGTTCTTGTCAGCAGAAAATGACGAGGAAGAAATATCAAAATGACTCTTTTTTTTAGATGAGATGTTAGTTCATTTGGTGTGAAACAGGATGCCCACCAGAGAACTGGAATTTTATGTGGACTTCTGCAACTTGATCAAAACTTTGAAATATGTCAGGCAGAACTTACACAGCATGCCGACCAGGTTGGTGCGGGTCTGCTTGAACAACCTCATCGCGCTGATCGAGCAGTGGATTGTGCGAAGTTTAAGCTGTAGTGCTGTACTGATTTCACTCATGGTGGACGGTGACAATGGCAAGTGGAA from Oryza glaberrima chromosome 3, OglaRS2, whole genome shotgun sequence carries:
- the LOC127767391 gene encoding uncharacterized protein LOC127767391 isoform X3 yields the protein MAAGDHLRPGSYLGDVSALSFLPSSPRPLLLAGTGSELLVYDVDAARLVASFQVFDGVRVHGIQPRCPDGPSPGEVTVVVFGERRVKIFRIRADFEDGEACGVRLELEQRLPGFDHWVLDACFLEADGLLAIGLSDNSVALWDLSQRVLHARVKSPEKCLLYSMRMWGNSLESLLVASGTILNEILIWKIVPRALEKSLLCSYKSNTLGVEDYENMHISDKQYITIHLGRLKEHEGSIFRIAWSSDGSKFMSVSDDRSARIWMLSSQSQNFVNKADGQNDVQIIPKLTLFGHSARIWDCYVSNSLVITVGEDCSCCIWAMDGKLIKKFREHIGRGIWRCLYDPSTLLLATAGFDSAIKVHHLYNSSCHDKMEDKVVSDDVNYDSEVFSISSPTVSGQYGPMDSKSEYVRYLHFVKENDLYVATNNGYLHHAELSNSNNVRWTKVTQVAEVAPIICMDVMVMHSDISLNRDDIIALGDGRGNVTVVHLTASDLGPKVNSSFTWPAEKDRQLLGVYWCKSLECRHIFTADPRGVLKLWDIRNALFSNTLDITTSQKVPLIAVFESSFGARIMCLDVFPQDEVLVAGDKKGNITAFHFPKVLVEHESCGTQQNMPSCDRFKGAHGISSVTSVRIITSTSDHLQIHTTGGDGCICFFKYDRNVQKIEFFGMRQVKELGTVQSIFPPHASEKQLLSTYAIGFTSADFIIWDLENETKLLQISCGGWRRPYSYYLGMVPEYQNCFAFVKQDHNIHIHRHWAPCQDKKLLPQVFHMQFHGREVHSLCFIDPAGYSNPEKSSNLYIATGCEDGTMRLTGNSINSAGKWCSSKLLGEHVGGSAVRATCFVQKGYTSLDKSCNIIPNGNSDDTLVKNKDNISLLISVGSKQVLTTWVLQPKVAENRHICSSGLDVDSKQSLKGDSAMTFQWLSTHMPPKLTNRLKTGNVKNNNEEGDSSMMQPNQFIVDQLENDWRYLSVTAFLLEHPSTNSTVCFVVAACSDATVVLRALLLPSRLWFDVALLAPQGSPVLVLKHIIAAASVNCKDHGDTYIVVSGSTDGSITFWDLTDTIHGFMQLVSETQPHMVIDCQKRPRTGRGSQGGRRRWRTLPGRSLKKINEETSIPDGSIPNTPNATENTSETSNVEETDATNQNYAFSNLQSCNIPEVTPMHRFSGVHQSGVNCLHVSEMRACSYSTPGMSYCVISGGDDQAVHCFSFTLGSLQDCAINTSLDSPDNGAVKIICQHRVPSAHSSAVKGIWTDGIWAFSTGLDQRVRCWKMESSGKFTEYSHAIISVPEPETLDVVHDRAERKYWVAVAGRGMQMVEFLSAENDEEEISK
- the LOC127767391 gene encoding uncharacterized protein LOC127767391 isoform X2, which gives rise to MAAGDHLRPGSYLGDVSALSFLPSSPRPLLLAGTGSELLVYDVDAARLVASFQVFDGVRVHGIQPRCPDGPSPGEVTVVVFGERRVKIFRIRADFEDGEACGVRLELEQRLPGFDHWVLDACFLEADGLLAIGLSDNSVALWDLSQRVLHARVKSPEKCLLYSMRMWGNSLESLLVASGTILNEILIWKIVPRALEKSLLCSYKSNTLGVEDYENMHISDKQYITIHLGRLKEHEGSIFRIAWSSDGSKFMSVSDDRSARIWMLSSQSQNFVNKADGQNDVQIIPKLTLFGHSARIWDCYVSNSLVITVGEDCSCCIWAMDGKLIKKFREHIGRGIWRCLYDPSTLLLATAGFDSAIKVHHLYNSSCHDKMEDKVVSDDVNYDSEVFSISSPTVSGQYGPMDSKSEYVRYLHFVKENDLYVATNNGYLHHAELSNSNNVRWTKVTQVAEVAPIICMDVMVMHSDISLNRDDIIALGDGRGNVTVVHLTASDLGPKVNSSFTWPAEKDRQLLGVYWCKSLECRHIFTADPRGVLKLWDIRNALFSNTLDITTSQKVPLIAVFESSFGARIMCLDVFPQDEVLVAGDKKGNITAFHFPKVLVEHESCGTQQNMPSCDRFKGAHGISSVTSVRIITSTSDHLQIHTTGGDGCICFFKYDRNVQKIEFFGMRQVKELGTVQSIFPPHASEKQLLSTYAIGFTSADFIIWDLENETKLLQISCGGWRRPYSYYLGMVPEYQNCFAFVKDHNIHIHRHWAPCQDKKLLPQVFHMQFHGREVHSLCFIDPAGYSNPEKSSNLYIATGCEDGTMRLTGNSINSAGKWCSSKLLGEHVGGSAVRATCFVQKGYTSLDKSCNIIPNGNSDDTLVKNKDNISLLISVGSKQVLTTWVLQPKVAENRHICSSGLDVDSKQSLKGDSAMTFQWLSTHMPPKLTNRLKTGNVKNNNEEGDSSMMQPNQFIVDQLENDWRYLSVTAFLLEHPSTNSTVCFVVAACSDATVVLRALLLPSRLWFDVALLAPQGSPVLVLKHIIAAASVNCKDTADHGDTYIVVSGSTDGSITFWDLTDTIHGFMQLVSETQPHMVIDCQKRPRTGRGSQGGRRRWRTLPGRSLKKINEETSIPDGSIPNTPNATENTSETSNVEETDATNQNYAFSNLQSCNIPEVTPMHRFSGVHQSGVNCLHVSEMRACSYSTPGMSYCVISGGDDQAVHCFSFTLGSLQDCAINTSLDSPDNGAVKIICQHRVPSAHSSAVKGIWTDGIWAFSTGLDQRVRCWKMESSGKFTEYSHAIISVPEPETLDVVHDRAERKYWVAVAGRGMQMVEFLSAENDEEEISK
- the LOC127767391 gene encoding uncharacterized protein LOC127767391 isoform X4, translated to MAAGDHLRPGSYLGDVSALSFLPSSPRPLLLAGTGSELLVYDVDAARLVASFQVFDGVRVHGIQPRCPDGPSPGEVTVVVFGERRVKIFRIRADFEDGEACGVRLELEQRLPGFDHWVLDACFLEADGLLAIGLSDNSVALWDLSQRVLHARVKSPEKCLLYSMRMWGNSLESLLVASGTILNEILIWKIVPRALEKSLLCSYKSNTLGVEDYENMHISDKQYITIHLGRLKEHEGSIFRIAWSSDGSKFMSVSDDRSARIWMLSSQSQNFVNKADGQNDVQIIPKLTLFGHSARIWDCYVSNSLVITVGEDCSCCIWAMDGKLIKKFREHIGRGIWRCLYDPSTLLLATAGFDSAIKVHHLYNSSCHDKMEDKVVSDDVNYDSEVFSISSPTVSGQYGPMDSKSEYVRYLHFVKENDLYVATNNGYLHHAELSNSNNVRWTKVTQVAEVAPIICMDVMVMHSDISLNRDDIIALGDGRGNVTVVHLTASDLGPKVNSSFTWPAEKDRQLLGVYWCKSLECRHIFTADPRGVLKLWDIRNALFSNTLDITTSQKVPLIAVFESSFGARIMCLDVFPQDEVLVAGDKKGNITAFHFPKVLVEHESCGTQQNMPSCDRFKGAHGISSVTSVRIITSTSDHLQIHTTGGDGCICFFKYDRNVQKIEFFGMRQVKELGTVQSIFPPHASEKQLLSTYAIGFTSADFIIWDLENETKLLQISCGGWRRPYSYYLGMVPEYQNCFAFVKQDHNIHIHRHWAPCQDKKLLPQVFHMQFHGREVHSLCFIDPAGYSNPEKSSNLYIATGCEDGTMRLTGNSINSAGKWCSSKLLGEHVGGSAVRATCFVQKGYTSLDKSCNIIPNGNSDDTLVKNKDNISLLISVGSKQVLTTWVLQPKVAENRHICSSGLDVDSKQSLKGDSAMTFQWLSTHMPPKLTNRLKTGNVKNNNEEGDSSMMQPNQFIVDQLENDWRYLSVTAFLLEHPSTNSTVCFVVAACSDATVVLRALLLPSRLWFDVALLAPQGSPVLVLKHIIAAASVNCKDTADHGDTYIVVSGSTDGSITFWDLTDTIHGFMQLVSETQPHMVIDCQKRPRTGRGSQGGRRRWRTLPGRSLKKINEETSIPDGSIPNTPNATENTSETSNVEETDATNQNYAFSNLQSCNIPEVTPMHRFSGVHQSGVNCLHVSEMRACSYSTPGMSYCVISGGDDQAVHCFSFTLGSLQDCAINTSLDSPDNGAVKIICQHRVPSAHSSAVKGIWTDGIWAFSTGLDQRVRCWKMESSGKFTEYSHAIISVPEPETLDVVHDREEILGCCCWKGNANG
- the LOC127767391 gene encoding uncharacterized protein LOC127767391 isoform X1; the encoded protein is MAAGDHLRPGSYLGDVSALSFLPSSPRPLLLAGTGSELLVYDVDAARLVASFQVFDGVRVHGIQPRCPDGPSPGEVTVVVFGERRVKIFRIRADFEDGEACGVRLELEQRLPGFDHWVLDACFLEADGLLAIGLSDNSVALWDLSQRVLHARVKSPEKCLLYSMRMWGNSLESLLVASGTILNEILIWKIVPRALEKSLLCSYKSNTLGVEDYENMHISDKQYITIHLGRLKEHEGSIFRIAWSSDGSKFMSVSDDRSARIWMLSSQSQNFVNKADGQNDVQIIPKLTLFGHSARIWDCYVSNSLVITVGEDCSCCIWAMDGKLIKKFREHIGRGIWRCLYDPSTLLLATAGFDSAIKVHHLYNSSCHDKMEDKVVSDDVNYDSEVFSISSPTVSGQYGPMDSKSEYVRYLHFVKENDLYVATNNGYLHHAELSNSNNVRWTKVTQVAEVAPIICMDVMVMHSDISLNRDDIIALGDGRGNVTVVHLTASDLGPKVNSSFTWPAEKDRQLLGVYWCKSLECRHIFTADPRGVLKLWDIRNALFSNTLDITTSQKVPLIAVFESSFGARIMCLDVFPQDEVLVAGDKKGNITAFHFPKVLVEHESCGTQQNMPSCDRFKGAHGISSVTSVRIITSTSDHLQIHTTGGDGCICFFKYDRNVQKIEFFGMRQVKELGTVQSIFPPHASEKQLLSTYAIGFTSADFIIWDLENETKLLQISCGGWRRPYSYYLGMVPEYQNCFAFVKQDHNIHIHRHWAPCQDKKLLPQVFHMQFHGREVHSLCFIDPAGYSNPEKSSNLYIATGCEDGTMRLTGNSINSAGKWCSSKLLGEHVGGSAVRATCFVQKGYTSLDKSCNIIPNGNSDDTLVKNKDNISLLISVGSKQVLTTWVLQPKVAENRHICSSGLDVDSKQSLKGDSAMTFQWLSTHMPPKLTNRLKTGNVKNNNEEGDSSMMQPNQFIVDQLENDWRYLSVTAFLLEHPSTNSTVCFVVAACSDATVVLRALLLPSRLWFDVALLAPQGSPVLVLKHIIAAASVNCKDTADHGDTYIVVSGSTDGSITFWDLTDTIHGFMQLVSETQPHMVIDCQKRPRTGRGSQGGRRRWRTLPGRSLKKINEETSIPDGSIPNTPNATENTSETSNVEETDATNQNYAFSNLQSCNIPEVTPMHRFSGVHQSGVNCLHVSEMRACSYSTPGMSYCVISGGDDQAVHCFSFTLGSLQDCAINTSLDSPDNGAVKIICQHRVPSAHSSAVKGIWTDGIWAFSTGLDQRVRCWKMESSGKFTEYSHAIISVPEPETLDVVHDRAERKYWVAVAGRGMQMVEFLSAENDEEEISK